GAAGAGCGCACCATCGTGATCCCGCGCAAGGACGTCAGCGTCAGCGGCTCGAACTTCGAGGTCCTTGTCGGCTTTGACGTCACGCCGGAGATGGCCGCCTTCAATCGCGACGGCAGCCGCTTCCGCGTCAACGCCGGGACCGCGCCGACCCCCGCGCCCGCCACCCAGCCGCCGGCCCAGTAATGACCGATCTCAAGTCAGAGTTGGGCGAAGCGGTCGCGGCCGCCTTCGCTGCCGAAGGCGTGGACGCGGCGCTGGCGCGGGTGACCCCGTCCGATCGGCCGGACCTGGCCGACTTCCAGTCCAACGGGGCCCTGGCCGCCGCCAAGGCGCTGAAGGCCAATCCGCGCGAGCTGGCGGGCAAGGTCGCCGAGCGCCTGGCCGCCGATCCGCGCCTGTCCTCGGTCGAGGTCGCCGGACCCGGCTTCATCAATTTCAAGGTCTCGGACGCCACCCTCGCGAAGCGCGCCCAGGCCGTCGCCGCCGATGCGACCCTGGCCGGGGCGTCGGCCGTTGCCGAATCGCGCAAGGTGATCATCGACTACGCCGGGCCCAACGTGGCAAAGCCGATGCACGTCGGTCACCTGCGCTCCTCGATCATCGGCGAAAGCCTGAAGCGGCTGTTCCGCCTGCGCGGCGACACCGTCTGGGGCGACGCCCACTTCGGCGACTGGGGCTTCCAGATGGGGCTGCTGATCGTCGCCGTGGGCGATGAAGGCAAGGCCGACGGCTTCCTTGTCGAAGGCGAAGGCCCGTTCCCGGCCGAGAGCCCGGTCAGTCTTGATGACCTCGAACGCCTGTATCCGGCCGCCGCTTCGACTGCCAAGGAAGACCCCGCCTATCGCGACCGCGCCCGCAAGGCGACGGCCGAATTGCAGGGCGGTCGCCCCGGCTATCGCGCCCTGTGGAAGCATTTTGTCGCCGTCAGCCGCTCCGCGCTGGAGCGCGAGTTCGGCGCCCTGGACGTCACCTTCGACCTCTGGAACGGGGAATCGGACGCCGATCCGCGCATGGTCGGGATGATCGCCGATCTGACCGCCAAGGGCCTGCTGGTCGAGGACGACGGCGCCCAGGTGGTCCACGTCGCCAGGCCGGGTGAGACGCGCAAGAAGAAGCTGGCAGATGGTTCGGTGATCGAGGCGCCCAGCCCGCCGCCGCTGCTGGTGGTGAGCTCCGAAGGCTCGGCCATGTACGGCACGACCGATCTGGCGACCATCGTCGACCGCCGCGAGACGCTGGATCCCGACCTGATGCTCTATGTCGTCGACGAGCGGCAGGCCGAGCATTTCGAACAGGTCTATCGCGCCGCCTATCTGGCCGGCTACGCGAAGCCGGGCGAGCTGGAGCACCTCGGCTTCGGCACCATGAACGGCACCGACGGCAAGCCGTTCAAGACCCGCGCGGGCGGGGTGCTCAAGCTGCACGACCTGATTACCCAGGCGACCGACAAGGCGCGCGACCGTCTGCACGAGGCCAACCTCGGCGCCGACGTCGATCCGGCCGAGTTCGAGGCCATCGCCCACAAGGTGGCCATCGCCGCCCTGAAGTTCGCCGATCTGTCGAACAGCCGAACCACCAGCTACATCTTCGACCTCGACCGCTTCATGAGCTTCGAGGGCAAGACCGGCCCCTATCTGCTCTATCAGGTCGTCCGCATTCGCTCGCTGCTGCGGCGCGGGGCGGAGCAGGGCGCCACGCCCGGCCCGATCGCCGTCGTGGAGCCGGCCGAGCGCGATCTGGTGCTGACACTGGACGCCTTCGATCAGGCGATCTCGGACGCCTATGACAAGCGGATGCCGCACCTGATCGCGGAACACGCCTATCGTCTGGCCCAGGCTTTCTCGAAATTCTACGCGGCCTGCCCGGTGCTGGTCGCGCCGGACGAGGCCACGCGCGGCTCGCGGCTGGCCTTGTCGAAGGCGGCGCTGGACCAGCTGGTGCTGGCGCTCGGCGTGTTGGGCATCGCGACGCCGGAACGCATGTAGCGAAGCTTCTCCGGATTCGGGTTAGACTGCGTCGATCCCGATCCGGAGCCTGCCATGTCCCTCGACGCCTTCATCAACAGCCTGCCCAAGGCCGAGCTGCATTTGCACATCGAGGGCAGTCTCGAGCCCGAGCTGATGTTCGAGCTGGCAAGGCGGAACAAGGTCGAGATCCCGTTCGACAGCGTCGAAGCCGTGCGCGCGGCCTATGACTTCTCGAACCTGCAGGACTTCCTCGACATCTATTACGCCGGGGCCAATGTCCTGCAGACCGAGCAGGACTTCCACGACCTGGCCTATGCCTATTTCCAGCGGGCGGCGGCGGACCGGGTGCGCCACGCCGAGATCTTCTTCGACCCCCAGACCCACACCGACCGGGGCATTCCGTTCCAGGTGGTCGCCGACGGCCTGCTGTCGGGGATGAAGGCGGCCGAGGCGGATCTGGACGTCTCGTCCCAGCTGATCCTCTGCTTCCTGCGCCACCTCGATGAGGATGCGGCCTTCGCGACGCTCCGGAAGGCCGAGCCCTGGCTGGACCGGATCCGGGGCGTGGGGCTGGACTCCTCCGAAGTCGGCCATCCGCCGTCCAAGTTCAAATCCGTCTTCGCCGCCGCCGGCTCCATGGGGCTGAAGCGCGTCGCCCATGCCGGGGAGGAGGGGCCGCCGGAGTATGTCTGGGAGGCGCTGGACCTGCTCAAGATCGACCGGATGGATCACGGCAACCGGTCGATGGAGGACCCGAAACTGGTCGAACGGCTCGCGAAGGAGGGGATGACCCTGACCGTCTGCCCGCTGTCGAACCACAAGCTCTGCGTCGTCGACGACCTCAAAGATCATCCCGTGCCGGAGATGCTGCGGCAGGGGCTTCACGTCACGCTGAACTCCGACGACCCCGCCTATTTCGGCGGCTATGTGAACGAGAACTGGCGTCAGCTGACGGCCGCCGTCGGCCTGACGCGCGAGCAGCTGATCGGTCTGGCGAAGAACAGCTTCGAGGGCTCGTTCCTGACCTCGGCGGAGAAGGCGGCGTACATCGACGAGGTCGAGGCGTACGCCGCCCTCTGATCCGGATCAGATCGGCAGGATCGCCGTCCCGAAGGCCTTTTTCAGGTCGTGGGCTGCGAATTGCTGCGCCACAGCCGCGTCTGGCAGCACCAGACCCATGCCGAAGAATTCATGGGTCGAGCCGTTGAAGGTCTTCGCGCGGGTGTCGACGCCGGCCGCCTCCAGCTTTTCGGCCAGGTTTTCGCCCTCGGTGCGCAGGGGGTCGATCTCGGCGGTGATCACGGTGGAGGAGGGCAGGCCCCGCAGGTCGGCCGCGCCCACGACATTGATGCGCGGGTCGGCGGTTTCGCTCTGATCGTTGAAGGTGTGCTTCACGAACCACTCCATCATCGGCTTGTTAAGCGGCTTGGCGGCGGCGTTCTCGACATAGCTCTCGGTGGTCATGTCATTGCCGACCAGCGGATAGACCAGCACCTGATGCGCCGGGGCCTGCAGGCCCTGGTCGCGGGCGGCGATGGAGACGTTGATGGCCAGGTTGCCGCCGGCGCTTTCCCCCATCACCGCGACCTTGCGCGGATCGCCGCCGATGGTCTGGGCATTGGCGAGCGCCCATTTGTACGCCGCGACGGCGTCGTCATGGGCGGCGGGGAACTTGTTCTCTGGCGCCTGACGGTAGTGGACCGACAGGACCACGACGTCGGCGAAGCGGCTGAGCCCGCGCGGGCCGCCGTCATAGACGTCGAGGTCGGCGATGACGAAGCCGCCGCCGTGGAAATAGACGACCAGCGGCTTCAGGTCGTCGCTGTCGAGGTTGGGACTGTAGATCCGGGCCTGCAGCGGGCCGGCGGCGCCGTCGATGGTGATGTCGCGGGTCTGGATGCCCAGGGTCGGGTCCTCGTCCTTGATCGTCTCCCGCAGAATCTTCTTCACCGCGTCGGTCGGGGTCGGCTGGAGGCGCGCCTCCTGCGGCGACAGGGTCTCGATCGGCTTGCCGCCCAGACCTGCCAGGGTGTCCAGCACCTTGCCCATCATCATGTCGGGTTTGGCGGGGGTATTGCGCGGCTGGTCGTCTTTGCCGAGGATTTTGTCGAGGATAGACATAGGCTTCTCCGAATATTCAGGCGGGGGGCGATGCCGGTGTTAATCCCGATATCGCGCGGTTGTTCCTCCGCCCAAGCTTGACTCCCGGTCGGAGTCGGGGCCTAGGTCGCCTCGCTCTCGCGGGAGAGATCGGGTGCCTTTCGGGGCGACCCGGAGCCGAAGGCGCAACCGCCCCGGAAACGCTCAGGCAAACGGACCGCGAGGACATTCGGACGCTGGAAAGTCGGTCCTTGGACCGCGCCGACGGAGCAATGCCGCCCCTCTTTTAAGGGCGTCGGAATCTCTCAGGCTTCAGGACAGCGGGGGCGCGAGGACGGCGGAGCTTCCGCCACTGAACGCGACTCTGGAAAGCCGACACATGACCGACGAGACCCTGAAGACCACGCCCCTGAACGCCGCGCACCGCGCGCTCGGAGCCCGCATGGTCGGCTTCGGCGGCTATGACATGCCGGTCCAGTATGAGGGCGTCCTGGCCGAGCACCGCTGGACCCGCGAACACGCCGGCCTGTTCGACGTCAGCCACATGGGCCAGTGCAAGATCACCGGCGCCGACGCCATTTCCCAGTTCGAGCGCTTCGTGCCGGGCGACTACCAGATCCTGAAGTCGGGCAAGCAGAAGTATTCCCTGCTGCTCAACACCGACGGCGGCATCATCGACGACCTGATGGCCGGCAAGCCCGACCACGACGGCCTGTTCGTCGTCGTCAACGCCGGCAACAAGGACGAGGACTTCGCCTTCTGGGCCGCCAATCTCGAAGGCGACGCCACCCTGACGGTGCTGGACGACCGCGCCCTGATCGCCATCCAGGGTCCCGAAGCCGCCGAGGTGATGCTGAAGCATGAGCCGGTCCTGGCCGAATTCGGCTTCATGGACTGCGCCCGGCTCATGCTGTTCGGGGTCGACTGCTTCGTCTCCCGCTCGGGCTACACCGGCGAGGACGGCTATGAAATCTCGGTCCCGGCCGCCGACGCCGAGCGCATCTGGAACACCATCCTCGAGGACGCCCGCGTCAAGCCGATCGGTCTGGGCGCGCGCGACAGCCTGCGTCTGGAGGCCGGCCTGCCTCTGCACGGCCATGACATCGACCCCACGACCTCGCCGGTCGAAGGCGCCCTGACCTTCGCCCTGTCCAAGTCACGCAAGGAAGCCGCGAACTTCAACGGCGCCGAGCGTATCCTGAAGGAACTGGCCGAGGGCCCCTCGCGCGTCCGCGTCGGCCTGAGCGTCAAGGAAGGCGCCCCGGCCCGCGAGGGCGCCGAGGTCGCCGATCTGGACGGCAACCTCATCGGCAAGGTGACCTCGGGCGGCCCGTCGCCGACCTTGGGCCGCAACATCGCCATGGGCTATGTGCCCCCCGCATTCGCCGAACTGGGCACGGAGCTGAAGGTTCTGGTGCGTGGCAAGCCCGCCGCCGCCGAGGTCGTCGCCATGCCCTTCGTCGCCTCCCGCTACTACCGCAAACCCAAAGCCTGAGAGCCCCAGCCATGAAATTCACCAAGGATCACGAGTGGGTCAGCGTCGACGGCGACATCGCCACCGTCGGCATCTCCAAACACGCCGCGGACGCCCTGGGCGATGTGGTGTTCGTGGAAGTCCCCGAAGTCGGCAAGACCGTCACCAAGGGCGACAGCTTCGCCGTGGTCGAGAGCGTCAAGGCCGCCTCGGACGTCTACGCCCCCGTCTCGGGCGAGGTGGTCGAGGCCAATGACGTCCTGGGCAGCGCCCCGGAGACCGTCAACTCGGCCCCGGAAGCCGACGGCTGGTTCGCCAGGATCAAGATCTCCGACGCCTCGGCGCTGGACGGTCTGATGGATCAGGCCGCGTACGACGAATATCTGACCACGCTTTAGTTTCTCCGCTCATCCCCGCGAAAGCGGGGACCCAGCCCTGTCGCGAGGCACGGGCTGGGATGAGCGGATCGTCCTCCCCGGCGACAGTCCTCGCCCAAAGCACTGGGTCCCCGCTTTCGCGGGGATGAGCGGAATAGAACATGCGCTACCTCCCCCTGACCGCCGACGACCGTGAGGCGATGCTCGCCGCCATCGGCGTCAAATCGATCGACGACCTGTTCGTGGATGTGCCCGAAGCCGCGAGGCGCGAGGGCTTCGTCGACCTGCCGCGCGTGGCGGGCGAACTGGAGGTGGAGCGGGCCCTGTCCAAGATGGCCGGGCGCAATGTCGCGGCGGGCTCGGCGCCCTTCTTCTGCGGCGCGGGCGCCTACAAGCACCATGTGCCCGCGACGGTGGATCACATCATCCAGCGCTCGGAGTTCTTGACCAGCTACACCCCGTACCAGCCGGAAATCGCGCAGGGCACGCTGCAGTACCTCTATGAGTTCCAGACCCAGGTCGCGAACCTTACGGGAATGCCGGTCGCCAACGCCTCGCTCTATGACGGCTCGACCGCCATGGCCGAGGGTGTGCTGATGGCGACCCGCGTCACCCGCCGCAACAAGGCGGTCATCTCGGGCGGGGTGCATCCCCACTATGTCCGCGCCACCGAGACCGTGGTCCATGCCGTCGGCGTCGAGACCGAAGCCCTGGCCGCTGCCGTCGATGCGGAAGCCGCCGTCATCGATGCGATCGACAAGGACACCGCCTGCGTCGTCGTCCAGACCCCGAACGTCTTCGGCACCGCGACCGACGTGACCAAGATCGCCGAGGCCGCGCACGCCGCCGGCGCCCTGCTGATCGTCGTGGTCACCGAGGCCGTGTCGATGGGGCTGCTCAAGTCGCCGGGCGAGATGGGGGCCGACATCGTCGCCGCCGAGGGCCAGTCGATCGGCAACGCCCTGAACTTCGGCGGACCCTACGTCGGCCTGTTCGCCTGCCGCGAAAAGCTGATCCGCCAGATGCCGGGCCGCCTGACCGGCGAGACCGTGGACGCCGACGGCGAGCGCGGCTTCGTCCTGACCCTGTCGACGCGCGAGCAGCACATCCGCCGCGACAAGGCGACGTCGAATATCTGCACCAATTCCGGCCTCTGCACCCTGGCCTTCACCATCCACATGAGCCTGCTGGGCGAGACGGGCCTGCGCAAACTGGCCCTGCTGAACCACGAGAAGGCCGTGGCGACCCGCGACGCCCTGGCCGCCATTCCGGGCGTTGAGATCCTGACGCCGCGCTTCTTCAACGAGTTCGCGGTGCGTCTGCCGAAGAACGCCGCCGAGGTCGTCCAGACCCTGGCCGATCACCACCTGCTGGCCGGCGTGCCCTACAGCCGTCTGGCGCCCGACGCCGGCATGGATGACGTCCTGCTGGTCGCCGCCACCGAAACCACGCTGGACGTCGATATCCAGCTTCTCGCCAAGAGCCTTATGAAGGTGCTGGCGGCATGATCCTTCGCGTCGCCGCGTTGGCTTTTACTCTGGTCGCTTCTGCGCCGGCCCACGCTCAGGTCAATCAAGGCAATCAGCCGCCCTTGATCCGGCGGGAGCAGGGGACCTACGCCGAGCCTTCGGTGCTGGCTCAGTGGATCAAGGACAATGTGCCGTCCGAGAACATCCTCGATCTGGCGACGATGATTCCGGGTTCAGCGGTGGTCTGGGTGGATCGGAGCACGGTGACCAAGGCTGACGCCTTCGGTGAGGCGTGGCAGCACTGGGAAATCTACGACGCTGCTACCGCAGAGGCTGTCGGCTTCCGGTCGTTCAAAATCCTCCAGAGATACCAGTGCGCGGAAGGCGGGACCGTGCACATCGAGGGTTTGATGTACAGCGGCAACGACCTGACCGGCACGTCGACCGAGGTTCCGCCTCCCGGTGCGAACGCGTGGAAAGCGCTCAACTTCGTCCTGTGGGACGATCTTCGACATACCGTCTGCGAAGGCACCTATTTCTTTGACGAGAAGGCTCCGTAATGAGCACCATGAACACTATCGGCCGCCCGACCGCCCCCAATCAAGTCCAGTCCAAGCCCGCGACCCTGACCGGCGCGCGCGGCCTGCTTCAGGACGAGCATCTGATCTTCGAGAGCGACGGCTGGGGCAAGACTGGCGTCGACCTGCCCGAGCCCGCCACCGACGGCGGGGACCTGGGCGACCTGGTCCGTCGCGATCCGATCGGTCTGCCGGGCCTGTCGGAGCCCGAGGCGATGCGCCACTATGTGCGCCTGAGCCAGAAGAACCACGCCATCGACCTGGCCATCTATCCGCTGGGCTCGTGCACGATGAAGCACAACCCGCGTCTGAACGAGAAGATGGCGCGCCTGCCGGGCTTCTCGGACATCCACCCGCTGCAGCCGCAGTCGACGGTGCAGGGCGCGCTGGAGCTGATGGACACCCTGGCGCACTGGCTGAAGACCCTGACCGGCATGCCCGCGGTGGCCCTGTCGCCCAAGGCCGGCGCCCATGGCGAACTGTGCGGCCTGATGGCCATTCGCGCGGCCCACGAGGCCAAGGGCGAGCACGAGAAGCGCCGCAAGGTGCTGGTCCCGACCTCGGCCCACGGCACCAACCCGGCGACCGCCGCCTTCGTCGGCTATACGGTCGTGGAAGTGGCCCAGACCGACGACGGCCGCGTGGACGTCGCCGACTTGGCCTCCAAGCTGGGTGACGACGTCGCCGCCATCATGGTGACCAACCCCAACACCTGCGGCCTGTTCGAGCGCGACATCCTGGAGATCAGCCGCCTGACGCATGAGGCGGGCGCCTATTTCTACTGCGACGGCGCCAACTTCAACGCCATCGTCGGCCGGGTGCGCCCGGGCGATCTCGGCGTCGACGCCATGCACATCAACCTGCACAAGACCTTCTCCACGCCCCACGGCGGCGGCGGTCCGGGCGCGGGTCCGGTCGTGCTGTCGGAAGCCTTGGCGCCCTTCGCCCCGGCCCCTTGGGTCGTGCATGACGCTGACGGCTATTCGCTGATCGAGCGGGAGGAGGGCGACGCCGCCCAGGCCTTCGGCCGCCTCTGCGCCTTCCAGGGCCAGATGGGCATGTATGTTCGCGCCCTCAGCTACATGATGAGCCACGGTTCGGACGGCCTGCGTCAGGTTGCCGAGGACGCCGTCCTGAACGCCAACTACATCAAGGCCCGCCTGTCGGATCTTATGAGCCCGGCCTTCCCCGACGGCCCCTGCATGCACGAGGCCCTGTTCGACGACGAATGGCTGAAGGGCACGGACGTCACCACCCTCGACTTCGCCAAGGCGATGATCGACGAGGGCTTCCACCCGATGACCATGTATTTCCCGCTCGTCGTCCACGGCGCCATGCTGATCGAGCCGACCGAGACGGAATCGAAGCAGGAGCTGGACCGGTTCATCAACGCCATGCGCCTGCTGGCGGAAGCGGCCAAGGCCGGCGACGTCGACCGCTTCAAGGGCGCGCCCTTCCATGCCCCGCTCAAGCGTCTGGACGAAACCCGCGCCGCCCGCTCGCCGGTGCTGCGCTGGTCGGCTCCGGCCGGGACGAATATCGCCGCCGAATAGGCTTGCGGGGAGGGCGGATCGCGCCGACATCGTCGGTATGGCCGCCTTCACCGTTCGCGACATCCCCGACCTTTCCGGCAAGCTGGCCGTCGTCACAGGGGCGACCGGCGGGCTGGGACTGGAGACGGCGCTTGCCCTCGCGGGCGCCGGCGCCGAGGTGGCCCTCGTCGGCCGCAATCCGGCCAAGGGACGCGACGCCGCGGCCCTGATCCGCACGCGCCACCCGGGCGCCAAGGTCTGGTTCGAACAGGTCGATCTGGCCAGTCTGAGCTCGGTGGGCGAGTTCGCGGACGAGATGCTGGCCGAGGGCCGGCCGATCGACATCCTGATCAACAACGCCGGCGTCATGGCCCTGCCCAGGCGCCAGACGACGGCGGACGGGTTCGAGATGCAGTTCGGGACCAACTACCTGTCCCACTTCGCCCTGACGGCGCGGCTGCTGCCGCTGCTGACAACAGGGCAGGCACGCGTGGTTCAACTGGCCAGCATCGCCCACAAGGGCGGCCGTATCCGCCTGGACGACCTCAACCATGAGCGCGGCTATCGAGCCTGGCCGGTCTATCAGCAGTCCAAGCTGGCCATGCTGATGTTCGCCGTCGAGCTGGACCGCCGCAGTCGGGCCAACGGCTGGGGCCTGACCAGCGTCGCGGCCCATCCCGGCTTCGCCCGCACCGATCTGATCGCCAACGGCCCGGCGGTGGACGGCGGCTCCCTGTTCGAATGGGGCGTCAGCCTGCTGGCGCCCGTTCTGAGCCATTCGGCGGCTGACGGCGCGCTACCGACCCTGATGGCCGCGACAGCGTCGGGTGTCGTCGGCGGTCAGTATTTCGGGCCTCAGGGCTGGAACGACATGAAGGGCCCACCGGGAATCGCCGACATCCGGCCCCAGGCGATGGACCCCGAGGTCGCGACCAAGCTCTGGACCGCCTCGGAGGGGCTGACAGGCGTGACCTTCTGAGCACGGGCGAGGGCAGGTGGGGGCAGGCTTACAAAACCTTCACCGTTCAGCCTCGGTTCAGCCACCGAAGCAGATTGTAAACACCGTTGTGGCAAGGTCGTCACGGTCCGGGCTTTCCGGCCAGATCGTGGACCCGGAGAACCCCGGGGACGTTGTCAGAACAGACTGTCTTCCTATCTGGACCTCCCGTGACCTTCGCACCCACCCTGTCCGATTTCCAGCCTCGCTCCCGCGATCCGCTGCGCGCGCTCAAGCGCTCGGCGCTGGTGTTCGCGGGCGTGCTGGTGGTCATCCTGGGCCTGCTGATCGGGCCATTGCCGGGGCCCGGCGGGATTCCGGTGGTGACCTTGGGTCTGGTCCTGATCCTGCGCGGATCGTGGAAGGCCAAGCGGCTGTTTATCCGCGCCCAGTACGCCCGGCCGAAGTGGGTCTATCCGTTCCGCCGCCTGATGCGGAAGCGTCCGGAGTTCGCGCCGGTCTTCTGGCAACAGGCGCTGCGGGCCGAGAAGCTGGTGCTGCGCCGCGCCAACCGGCCCCTCAAGGGCTGGCGCAAACGTCTGCGCCGCACGCCGCGCAAGCCGGCCTTCGCCTGATCTGACCCTGACAAAAACGACGCTTTTCGCGCCTGCGTTGTCGCACGCGCGAAGCACGCGCTTGTGAATACGGCAGAATGGCGCCCTGCTGAGACAGGCGTAGACTCGTCCCTGCGTTATCGGAACGGAAAAAGGCGTTGGGAGGCGCTGTCGTTATGATGTCACGCGTTAAAAAGGGACTGGTCGCCGGTTTGGCGGCCACAGTGGTCGTCTTCGTTCTCGAAGGGATCAATCAGTTCGCGGGGCCGTGGTTCACCCCGTCGTTTCCGGCCATCGTGGCCAGTATGATCGGCATGGACGGCAATGTCGCCGTCGGCTGGATCGCCCACTTCCTGATGGGGACCGTCGTCCTCGGGCCGCTGTTCGGCATTCTCTGCCCCCGGCTGCCTACCGACACCCAGGCCACCAAGGGCATCGCCTTCTCGGTGGGGGCCTTCGTCATCATGATGACGGGCGTCTTCCTGTTCGGCGGACCGAGCACCTTCGCCGGTGACGCCGGCTTCGGCGTCGTGGCCTGGCTGCTGATCACCAATGTGGTGTTCGGGATCGTGCTGGGGCTCGTCTATGGCGAGCTGGTCACGCGCGAGAAGAAGGCGGCCAAGCTGATGTCGGCCGGCGGCATTCCCGCCCACTGACTTCGGTCGGGGCCACGAAAAAGGCCCCGCCGTCGCCGGCGGGGCCTGATGTCGTTGCCGGAACGGCCGCTTCTAGTTGAGGCGGGCGCTGATCTGGGCGATGGCGGCGTCGAGCATCG
The genomic region above belongs to Brevundimonas goettingensis and contains:
- the argS gene encoding arginine--tRNA ligase; the protein is MTDLKSELGEAVAAAFAAEGVDAALARVTPSDRPDLADFQSNGALAAAKALKANPRELAGKVAERLAADPRLSSVEVAGPGFINFKVSDATLAKRAQAVAADATLAGASAVAESRKVIIDYAGPNVAKPMHVGHLRSSIIGESLKRLFRLRGDTVWGDAHFGDWGFQMGLLIVAVGDEGKADGFLVEGEGPFPAESPVSLDDLERLYPAAASTAKEDPAYRDRARKATAELQGGRPGYRALWKHFVAVSRSALEREFGALDVTFDLWNGESDADPRMVGMIADLTAKGLLVEDDGAQVVHVARPGETRKKKLADGSVIEAPSPPPLLVVSSEGSAMYGTTDLATIVDRRETLDPDLMLYVVDERQAEHFEQVYRAAYLAGYAKPGELEHLGFGTMNGTDGKPFKTRAGGVLKLHDLITQATDKARDRLHEANLGADVDPAEFEAIAHKVAIAALKFADLSNSRTTSYIFDLDRFMSFEGKTGPYLLYQVVRIRSLLRRGAEQGATPGPIAVVEPAERDLVLTLDAFDQAISDAYDKRMPHLIAEHAYRLAQAFSKFYAACPVLVAPDEATRGSRLALSKAALDQLVLALGVLGIATPERM
- a CDS encoding adenosine deaminase, which produces MSLDAFINSLPKAELHLHIEGSLEPELMFELARRNKVEIPFDSVEAVRAAYDFSNLQDFLDIYYAGANVLQTEQDFHDLAYAYFQRAAADRVRHAEIFFDPQTHTDRGIPFQVVADGLLSGMKAAEADLDVSSQLILCFLRHLDEDAAFATLRKAEPWLDRIRGVGLDSSEVGHPPSKFKSVFAAAGSMGLKRVAHAGEEGPPEYVWEALDLLKIDRMDHGNRSMEDPKLVERLAKEGMTLTVCPLSNHKLCVVDDLKDHPVPEMLRQGLHVTLNSDDPAYFGGYVNENWRQLTAAVGLTREQLIGLAKNSFEGSFLTSAEKAAYIDEVEAYAAL
- a CDS encoding alpha/beta hydrolase → MSILDKILGKDDQPRNTPAKPDMMMGKVLDTLAGLGGKPIETLSPQEARLQPTPTDAVKKILRETIKDEDPTLGIQTRDITIDGAAGPLQARIYSPNLDSDDLKPLVVYFHGGGFVIADLDVYDGGPRGLSRFADVVVLSVHYRQAPENKFPAAHDDAVAAYKWALANAQTIGGDPRKVAVMGESAGGNLAINVSIAARDQGLQAPAHQVLVYPLVGNDMTTESYVENAAAKPLNKPMMEWFVKHTFNDQSETADPRINVVGAADLRGLPSSTVITAEIDPLRTEGENLAEKLEAAGVDTRAKTFNGSTHEFFGMGLVLPDAAVAQQFAAHDLKKAFGTAILPI
- the gcvT gene encoding glycine cleavage system aminomethyltransferase GcvT, with the translated sequence MTDETLKTTPLNAAHRALGARMVGFGGYDMPVQYEGVLAEHRWTREHAGLFDVSHMGQCKITGADAISQFERFVPGDYQILKSGKQKYSLLLNTDGGIIDDLMAGKPDHDGLFVVVNAGNKDEDFAFWAANLEGDATLTVLDDRALIAIQGPEAAEVMLKHEPVLAEFGFMDCARLMLFGVDCFVSRSGYTGEDGYEISVPAADAERIWNTILEDARVKPIGLGARDSLRLEAGLPLHGHDIDPTTSPVEGALTFALSKSRKEAANFNGAERILKELAEGPSRVRVGLSVKEGAPAREGAEVADLDGNLIGKVTSGGPSPTLGRNIAMGYVPPAFAELGTELKVLVRGKPAAAEVVAMPFVASRYYRKPKA
- the gcvH gene encoding glycine cleavage system protein GcvH — protein: MKFTKDHEWVSVDGDIATVGISKHAADALGDVVFVEVPEVGKTVTKGDSFAVVESVKAASDVYAPVSGEVVEANDVLGSAPETVNSAPEADGWFARIKISDASALDGLMDQAAYDEYLTTL
- the gcvPA gene encoding aminomethyl-transferring glycine dehydrogenase subunit GcvPA, giving the protein MRYLPLTADDREAMLAAIGVKSIDDLFVDVPEAARREGFVDLPRVAGELEVERALSKMAGRNVAAGSAPFFCGAGAYKHHVPATVDHIIQRSEFLTSYTPYQPEIAQGTLQYLYEFQTQVANLTGMPVANASLYDGSTAMAEGVLMATRVTRRNKAVISGGVHPHYVRATETVVHAVGVETEALAAAVDAEAAVIDAIDKDTACVVVQTPNVFGTATDVTKIAEAAHAAGALLIVVVTEAVSMGLLKSPGEMGADIVAAEGQSIGNALNFGGPYVGLFACREKLIRQMPGRLTGETVDADGERGFVLTLSTREQHIRRDKATSNICTNSGLCTLAFTIHMSLLGETGLRKLALLNHEKAVATRDALAAIPGVEILTPRFFNEFAVRLPKNAAEVVQTLADHHLLAGVPYSRLAPDAGMDDVLLVAATETTLDVDIQLLAKSLMKVLAA
- a CDS encoding surface-adhesin E family protein: MILRVAALAFTLVASAPAHAQVNQGNQPPLIRREQGTYAEPSVLAQWIKDNVPSENILDLATMIPGSAVVWVDRSTVTKADAFGEAWQHWEIYDAATAEAVGFRSFKILQRYQCAEGGTVHIEGLMYSGNDLTGTSTEVPPPGANAWKALNFVLWDDLRHTVCEGTYFFDEKAP
- the gcvPB gene encoding aminomethyl-transferring glycine dehydrogenase subunit GcvPB yields the protein MSTMNTIGRPTAPNQVQSKPATLTGARGLLQDEHLIFESDGWGKTGVDLPEPATDGGDLGDLVRRDPIGLPGLSEPEAMRHYVRLSQKNHAIDLAIYPLGSCTMKHNPRLNEKMARLPGFSDIHPLQPQSTVQGALELMDTLAHWLKTLTGMPAVALSPKAGAHGELCGLMAIRAAHEAKGEHEKRRKVLVPTSAHGTNPATAAFVGYTVVEVAQTDDGRVDVADLASKLGDDVAAIMVTNPNTCGLFERDILEISRLTHEAGAYFYCDGANFNAIVGRVRPGDLGVDAMHINLHKTFSTPHGGGGPGAGPVVLSEALAPFAPAPWVVHDADGYSLIEREEGDAAQAFGRLCAFQGQMGMYVRALSYMMSHGSDGLRQVAEDAVLNANYIKARLSDLMSPAFPDGPCMHEALFDDEWLKGTDVTTLDFAKAMIDEGFHPMTMYFPLVVHGAMLIEPTETESKQELDRFINAMRLLAEAAKAGDVDRFKGAPFHAPLKRLDETRAARSPVLRWSAPAGTNIAAE
- a CDS encoding SDR family oxidoreductase, with the translated sequence MAAFTVRDIPDLSGKLAVVTGATGGLGLETALALAGAGAEVALVGRNPAKGRDAAALIRTRHPGAKVWFEQVDLASLSSVGEFADEMLAEGRPIDILINNAGVMALPRRQTTADGFEMQFGTNYLSHFALTARLLPLLTTGQARVVQLASIAHKGGRIRLDDLNHERGYRAWPVYQQSKLAMLMFAVELDRRSRANGWGLTSVAAHPGFARTDLIANGPAVDGGSLFEWGVSLLAPVLSHSAADGALPTLMAATASGVVGGQYFGPQGWNDMKGPPGIADIRPQAMDPEVATKLWTASEGLTGVTF
- a CDS encoding DUF6789 family protein — protein: MSRVKKGLVAGLAATVVVFVLEGINQFAGPWFTPSFPAIVASMIGMDGNVAVGWIAHFLMGTVVLGPLFGILCPRLPTDTQATKGIAFSVGAFVIMMTGVFLFGGPSTFAGDAGFGVVAWLLITNVVFGIVLGLVYGELVTREKKAAKLMSAGGIPAH